AAATGGACTAATCCTATCACAGCGCGGGATTTCGAAAGCTTTCTAATCCAATCATGTAGCAGCTCAGTAGGTCTGGGTCTATAAATATGGAGCTGCAAAGCACGCTCCTCTACTCTGCAGCTTCTTCTTCCTATCTGCTGAGTAATGGCTCGTACTAAGCAAACCGCCCGGAAATCTACCGGAGGCAAAGCTCCCAGAAAGCAGCTTGCTACTAAAGCAGCTCGGAAAAGTGCCCCTGCTACCGGCGGCGTGAAGAAGCCTCACCGTTACCGGCCCGGCACCGTGGCGCTGCGGGAGATCCGGCGCTACCAGAAGTCCACCGAGCTCCTTGTTCGGAAACTGCCCTTCCAGCGGCTGGTGCGCGAGATCGCGCAGGACTTCAAGACCGACCTGCGCTTCCAGAGCTCGGCAGTCATGGCCTTGCAGGAGGCCAGCGAAGCCTACCTGGTCGGGCTGTTTGAGGACACGAATCTCTGCGCCATCCACGCCAAGCGCGTGACCATTATGCCCAAGGACATCCAGCTGGCTCGCCGCATCCGCGGGGAGAGGGCTTAAACTTCTCTGCTGTCAGACTTTTCCAAAGGCTCTTCTTAGAGCCACCTACAATTTCGTTAAGAGCAGCTGTGGCATTCCTAGTCCCTAGAAGACGAGTGGTTCTCATAAGCCTAATAAACACTCAAAGTAGCTAACATAGGTTAagtgcaaaatgttttacaaatgaaacaaacTGTCCTGATAACTAGTATCCATAGCTTTTAAACCCCTTTTCCTTGGAGATTTCCAGTAAATAGACTTGTTAGTAAAAACAACCAGCTTTGCAGAATAATTAAGTGGTCATACAGTCAGCAAGTGCCAAGGTCAGTGCTGAACCCAGTGTTCTGTGCAGTTCAATGCATGTGGCTAAACTTGGAAAGGCCATCTGCAAGAGGTTCCTCAATCTCTTGCCCAACTTCTTTTGAGGCCGCTAGGTGGCGCAGTACAtaaagtgctaggcctagagtcaagaacacctgacacttgttagctgtgtttTGTGAACTTTGgggcgagtcacttaatctctgtctcaatttcctccactgtaaaatggggataaaatagcaccctcctcccagggttgttgtgagaatgaaatgagatgtttGTCACATAATAGATTCCAAGTAAACGTTAACACTGTTACATAAATtactccaaaaggaaaattcagcCTTACTTAATTTAGTTAAATAAACAGGTGTTTATGTGTAAGGCATTGTATTAATTACAGAGGATGCAAAAATGGACGATcatagtccttaccctcaagaagcgTACAATTTTTCTATTTGGATTAAGATACAGGCAGAACTAATTATAATTTAGTACAGAATGTTTTAAGTGCAAAGgagaaatacaaaatgctttgagaGGAATGAAAAGAGGAAGAGCTCCCTTCTAGACATGGCAACAAAAGGCTTTATGGAGGAATAGCCACTAAATTGGAGACAAGCTTAGATCTATGGATTACTCCAGACTTGCAAATGGGAGGGAGGAAACCTGGGTCAAGGGAAATAAAACCTGTATGTTGTATCCCCAGTGGAtagattaaaaagacaaaaaaatgaaacagtgccaGTTCtcaagaagttttgaatgccaaaatAATGAGTTTATACTTATTAacttgagtttattttgtatatacttatgtatgtagaAGAGGTAGCTTGGCATAGTGAATACAGAGAGAGGCAACCTTGAAGACTAGAAGGTCTAGGAAGACCAGATTCTCTCTGATAGATCTTGGCTTGGTGACTCTGgtccagtcacttaatctctcagggcTCCAGATACTGTGTGGACTCTTTGTGATATCTGACCTGTGAtagagcttgtattggtctgatcagtcacagtagTACAAACTgcaccttgactccaacatagtgatgtcatgttggtcccttcaagaaagaaggacaccAACCACTCTAGGTAGTTTTCTAAGAATATGTGTTGAAGAAAAGTTTCAGTAcaacattggtagagggaatttcctcgtCTGGAAGTTGTCtacaccaattaaatcacaggtctaatccccatctctctatatatagattATACTACCCA
The DNA window shown above is from Notamacropus eugenii isolate mMacEug1 chromosome 2, mMacEug1.pri_v2, whole genome shotgun sequence and carries:
- the LOC140525539 gene encoding histone H3-like; translation: MARTKQTARKSTGGKAPRKQLATKAARKSAPATGGVKKPHRYRPGTVALREIRRYQKSTELLVRKLPFQRLVREIAQDFKTDLRFQSSAVMALQEASEAYLVGLFEDTNLCAIHAKRVTIMPKDIQLARRIRGERA